One Gammaproteobacteria bacterium DNA segment encodes these proteins:
- a CDS encoding protocatechuate 3,4-dioxygenase, translating into MTPTPRRRFLVTAGGVLAAAASPPLAAALTATPRQPVGPFYPVELPLDDDNDLTRVAGVDAPARGHHAELTGRLLDGNGRPLGGLRMEIWQCDANGRYHHPRDGGDGRRDAGFQGFGHTMTDGDGRYRFRTIRPVPYPGRTPHIHIAVRPLGERPFVTQLYVAGEERNDGDFLYRRVPAEKRELVTAAFRPAGDGELLQARWDVVLGQTPA; encoded by the coding sequence ATGACCCCCACTCCCCGCAGGCGTTTCCTGGTCACCGCCGGCGGCGTCCTCGCCGCCGCCGCATCTCCCCCCTTGGCCGCGGCACTGACGGCCACGCCGCGCCAGCCCGTGGGCCCGTTCTATCCGGTGGAGCTGCCCCTGGATGATGACAACGACCTCACGCGGGTGGCGGGAGTCGATGCGCCGGCCAGGGGCCACCACGCGGAACTCACCGGCCGGCTCCTGGACGGCAACGGCCGGCCCCTGGGGGGGCTGCGGATGGAAATCTGGCAGTGCGATGCCAACGGCCGCTATCACCATCCGCGGGATGGTGGCGATGGTCGCCGCGACGCTGGCTTTCAGGGCTTCGGCCACACCATGACGGACGGTGACGGCCGCTACCGCTTCCGCACCATCCGCCCGGTGCCCTACCCCGGGCGCACCCCTCACATCCACATCGCCGTCAGGCCCCTGGGCGAGCGACCCTTCGTGACCCAGCTCTACGTGGCGGGTGAGGAGCGCAACGACGGCGACTTCCTCTATCGGCGGGTGCCCGCGGAGAAGCGGGAGCTCGTTACCGCGGCCTTCCGGCCTGCCGGGGATGGTGAGTTGCTCCAGGCCCGCTGGGACGTGGTGCTGGGCCAGACCCCGGCCTGA